In the Flavobacteriales bacterium genome, AACATGACGTCGTTGCCCAGCAGGTCGTTCCACTCGCCGATGAGCTCCAGCACGGCCCAGCCCGCGTCGTAGTCGGCGAAGAGCACCTTGAGGTAGAGCGTGGCCGAGCCGAACTCGTCCCACTGCGGATGGATGGCGTGGTCGTACACGGCATGCGTGAACTCGAGCTCGCTGTGCTCGCGGCCGAAGAAGGGCGAGCGTTCGTCCTCCTCGCTGATGTAGCGGTGGCGCCAGTTCCAGAAGGGTTCGAGGGTGTGCACGGCGGCGCAAAAGTAGCGCGCCCGCCTGCGGTGACCGGCGGTTGACGCTGCCACGGGCGCGCGGACCGGGCGAAGTATCTTGCCCGCCCTTGTTGACCGCCATGCTGCACCACCGCCTCCCCGCCGCGCTCCTTCTTTCATGCATGGGCCTCCTTGCCCTTGCGCAGAAGCCCCTCACCAACCGCGAGATCTGGGCCTCGCCCACCTTCAGCACCGAGTTCGTGGGCGGCCTGGAGGGCATGCGCGACGGCGAGCACTACACGGCACTGGAGGAGGAGAACGGCGCGCCGGCCATCGTGCAGTACGCCTACCGCACCGGGGAGAAGGTGACCACCCTGGTGGCGGGCCAGGACCTGGTGCCCGCCGGCGCCAGCGCGCCCATCGACGTGGACGGCTACAGCTTCAGCGCCGACGAGAAGAAGGTGATGCTGCGCACGGGCACCGAGCCGCTGTACCGCTACAGCTATTTCGCCGAGCACCACATCCTGGACCGGGGCACGCGCACCCTGCGTCCGTTGAGCGACCCCGCGAAGGGCAAGCAGCGGCTGGCCACCTTCAGCCCGGACGGCAGCAAGGCCGCCTTCGTGCGTGACAACGACCTGTACGTGGTGGACCTGTCCACGATGACCGAGACGCGTGTGACCAGCGACGGTGCGCTGAACCGCGTGATCAACGGCGCCACCGACTGGGTGTACGAGGAGGAATTCGCCCTGGTGCAGGGCTACCAGTGGAGCCCCGCCGGCACGCAGCTCCTCTTCCTGCGCACCGATGAGACGGCCGTGCCGGAGTTCGACCTCACCTACTACGAGAACCGCCTCTATCCGCGCGAATACCGCTTCAAGTACCCCAAGGCCGGCGAGCAGAACAGCACGGTGTCCCTGTACGTGTACGACACCCGCAACGGCGTCACCCGCGCGGTGGGCATGGGCGAGACCTTCAGCGAGACCTACATCCCGCGCTTCGGATGGACCACCAAGGACGACGTGCTGTGGTACATGCTGATGGACCGCCTGCAGCGGACGAAGGTGCTGTTCACGGCGTGGATGGCCTACCCGCCCCCGCCGCAGATCGGCGTCATCACCAAGGAGATCTACCGGGAGACGAGCCCCACCTATGTGGAGGTGACGGACGACCTGCATTTCCTGGAGGACGGCAGCGGCTTCATCCTCACCAGCGAGAAGGACGGGTGGAACCACATCCAATGGTGCAGCATGGACGGCAAGGTGCAGCGCGCGCTGACGCAGGGCGAATGGGACGTGCTGGCCGTGCAGGGCGTGGACGCCGCGCGCAAGCGGGTGCTCTTCACCGCCAGCAAGCGCAGCCCGCGCGAACAGGAGGTGTACGCCGTGGGGCTGGGCGGCAAGGGGCTGGTGCAGCTGAGCCCGCCGGGCGGCTACAACGATGCGGAATGGAGCGAGGGCTTCCGCTACTTCATCAACACGCGCAGCACGGCCAACGAACCGCCGGTGATCACCCTGCTGGACGCCGACGGCAAGCTGGTGAAGACGCTGAAGGACAACGCCGCCCTGCGCGAGCGGATGGCCCCCTTCGCCCTGCAGCCGCGGGAGTTCTTCCAGTTCACCACGCCGGGCGGTGTGACGCTGAACGGCTGGATGATCAAGCCGCCGGGCTTCGATGCGGCGAAGAAGTACCCCGTGTTCATGACGCAGTACAGCGGCCCCAACAGCAACGAGGTGCTGGACCAGTGGGAGGGCCGCGGCGGGCTGTGGCACCAGCTGCTGGCGCAGCAGGGCTATGTGGTGGCCTGCGTGGACCCGCGCGGCACCGGCCGCCGGGGCAAGGCCTTCCGCCACATCACCTATGGCCAGTTGGGCAAATACGAAACGGAGGACCAGATCGCGGCCGCACAATGGCTCGCGCAGCAGCCCTATGTGGACGGCACGCGCATCGGCATCCAGGGCTGGAGCTACGGCGGCTACATGAGCAGCCTGTGCATCACCAAGGGCGCCGACGTGTTCAAGGCCGCCATCGCCGTGGCCCCGGTGACCAACTGGCGCTACTACGACACCATCTACACGGAACGCTACATGGGCCTGCCGCAGACCAATGCCTCGGGCTACGACGACAACAGCCCCATCAACCACGTGGAGAAGCTCAAGGGCAAGTACCTGCTGATCCACGGCATGGGCGATGACAATGTGCACTTCCAGAACGCCGCCGAGATGACGCTGGCGCTGATCAAGGCCAACAAACCCTTCGACCAGTTCGCCTACCCCGATCGGAACCACGGGATCTACGGCGGGAACACGCGGTTGTTCCTGTACGAGCAGATGACGAACTGGCTGCTGGAGAACCTGTAGAGCATGTGACCATCCCGCTGAGGCGGGACAGGTCGTGACCATGTGGCCATGTGCTCATCCCGCAGGGCGGGACAGGTCGTGCCCGTGTGGCCATTCCGAAGGGCGGGAGCGGAAAGGAAGAAGGAACAAGGAGGAAGAGCCAGGGTGGAAAAGATGAAAGCTGAAAGCTGAAAGAAGGGGCGACCTGACGGCGGTGGTGGACAAGCACTCACGCAGAGGGGCAGAGGACGCAGAGCAATTCCTGATCACCGTCACTGCGAGGCGCTGTGTGAGCTGGTGCGCGTAGCGCCGTGGCAGTCTCACTTGAAAGGGGATGGAGCACCTCCGGGGAGATCGCTTCAGCGGCAGAGCCCGCTTCGCGAGGACGTAAATGACAAGGGTGCGGAGCATTTCCTGACCGTCACTGCGAGGCGCTGCGCGAGCTGGTGCGCGGGGCGCCGTGGCAGTCTCCCTGAGGTGGACGGGTACACGCTCGGATCAAGCCCCCTCCTGAGCAGCGATCGCTCGCTGCTCCGCACGAGGAGGGGTACGGGGTGGTTTCCGCGTTCTTGAAGCATGCGGCTGGACTGAGTTGAAACCTCCCCCGGCCCCTCCTTGCCCGGCGCGTGGAGCGTTCCACGCGCAGGAGGGGGGTTCACGCGATAGCTGCCGTGGCAGTCTCCCTTGAGAGGGGATAGAGCACTTCCGGGGAGATCGCTTCAGCGGCAGAGCCCGCTTCGCGAGGACGTGTCAGGTAGAGTTCGGAGCATTTCCTGACCGTCACTGCGAGGCGCTGCTCTGGACGGGCAACTTCTGGTGCAGGATCCCTTGGGCCGGGTGATCCACCAACAGCGATTCCAAGGCGAGGTGGAACTCCTTGACCTGGACACGCGTAACTTGGCTACGGGTGTCTACACGGCCATGCTGGAAGCGGACGGCATCCGCGTTGGGGTGACCAAGTTCGAACTTGTTCGATGAAGAGAGATCTGGTCCTAGGAACGCTCTTCGCGGTTGCTCTATTGGGGCCTGCAAGAAGTGGTGCCCAAGAGTACCAGCGCCGGTATGATGCAGCAGGGCAAACAAGGGCGGAAGCCGGTTGGTCTGTCGAATCATTGACTGACAGCACTTGGCTGGTGGTGCTGAGCAGCCAAGTGCAGGTGGGCAACCTTGTTTACAGTTCGGTGGTCGGTGGACTGATCCTGAATGCAGATGGCTTTGCGGAGGATACGACGCTCGTTTTCCGGGCGGACTATGCCACGTATCCCGGCTGGGCGAATGCTGCCGCCCAGCGCCAAGGCGGTGGCGTAGTGGTGGGTGGAAGCAGCAAGGACTCGCTGAACACGGACCGGCCCGTGCTGTACCTCTTCAACGAGATGGGGCAGTTGGACACGATGTACAGCTATGGCATTGCCGGGGAGGACTGGATAGGCCGTTGCGGAAAACAAACCCCCGATGGCGGGTATGTGATCACAGGGGAGACCAACACCAACGGTACGAGCGTGGACGGCTTTCTGCTGAAGGTGGACAGCCTGGGGAACCTGGAGTGGGTGCAGACCTATGGGCTGCCGAACCGTACAGAGTATTTGACGACGGTGGACCTGGCGCCTGGGAACGGCTACTACCTAGGCGGCAAATTGCATGTCGGTGGAGGAAACTATGATCAATGGCTGCTTGGGGTGGATAGCACAGGCAATGAGGAGTGGCAGGAGACCTATGGTACCATCCACAATGATTACCCGAGTGCCCACGTGACCAGCTTAGCGGATGGTAATGTGGTGTTCGCGACCAGTTTCACGTTGAACGCTAACGAGGATCAAGTGCTGGCGCTGGTGAAGGTCGATCCGGATGGGACGACGCTGTGGACCAAGACGTATGACGGGGCCCAATTCAACAATGCGCTTTTCGCCGTGAAGGAGGTGAGCCCCGGTGGGGACCTGATCGCGGTGGGCCAGAGCTCCCTGCCCGGTCCGATGAACGGTGTGTTGCTACGCACAACGGCGCAGGGCGACAGCCTGTGGTTGCGGTACTACCATTACGCGGACAGCGTGTGGACGCTGGGGAAAGGGACCTTGCGCGACGTGATGCCCACCCCGGACGGCGGCTTCATCGCCGTGGGCACGGCCTATCCGAGCAGCAACAACCCGAACGATCCGCCGATCTACGGGCAGGACACGTGGGTGGTGAAGGTGGACAGCCTGGGTTGCCTGGAGCCGGGCTGCCACCTGATCACGGGCCTGGAGAGCCAGGTGACCACCTGGCGCGGTGCGCTGACGGTGGCGCCGAACCCGGCGAGCGGCGTGGCGCGGCTGGCGTGGGAACTGCCGGAGGGACTGGTCGGCAGTTGCCAGTTGTCCATGGTGAGTGCCGCGGGGCACTTGGTGGAAACGGTGCCGGTGGCGCTCGCCGAGAAGAACTATTCCCTGGATGTGTCGGGCTATCCGGCCGGGCTCTATCATGTGCACCTGGTGGTGGATGGGCGGTGGGTGAGCGGGGGGAGGATGGTGGTGTCTCCGCCGTAGCCCTGCGCGAAGACGGGACCAGGAAGGAAGAAGGAAGAAGGAACAAGGAGGAAGAACCAAGAAGGAAGATGGGGTGGCGACCTGACGGCAGCGGTGGATACGAACTCACGCAGAGAGGCAGAGGACGCTGAGCAATTCCAGTTCTCGTCACTGCAAGGCGCTGCGATGGACAGGCGGGTGGAGCGCCGTGGCAGTCTCCCTTGAGAGGGGATGGAGCACTTCCGGGGAGATCGCTTCAGCGGCAGAGCCCGCCTCGCGATGACGGTTTGTGGATGGGAGATCGCTCGGCCCGCAGCGCCGGGCTCGTGATCCTCACGCCGCCTTCGGCGCAAGCAGCCTGACCAGGGCCGCCACATGGGCCCAGAGCACGGCGGGCACGAGCACGGCGGGCAGCAGCACCCAGGGCACTGCGGTCACCAGCACGTTGGGTCGATCGAAGTTGATGCGCTGGATGCTGCTGGGGATGCTGAGCACCGCGGTGGTGACCACGATGGCGAGCAGCACCAGGCAGACGAGGTTCCAGCCGATGAGCACGGCGCGTGGCGGCGGCGTGGTGCTGCGCAGCCAGGCGAGCATGAGCACCGCGCTGATGCCGCTGAGGATGTCGAAGTTGAAGCCGCTGTAGGTCATGTCGCGGGGAAGCAGGCCGGCCTCATAGCCCTGGTGCAGCACCAGCTCCACCGGGATGCGCAGCAC is a window encoding:
- a CDS encoding S9 family peptidase is translated as MLHHRLPAALLLSCMGLLALAQKPLTNREIWASPTFSTEFVGGLEGMRDGEHYTALEEENGAPAIVQYAYRTGEKVTTLVAGQDLVPAGASAPIDVDGYSFSADEKKVMLRTGTEPLYRYSYFAEHHILDRGTRTLRPLSDPAKGKQRLATFSPDGSKAAFVRDNDLYVVDLSTMTETRVTSDGALNRVINGATDWVYEEEFALVQGYQWSPAGTQLLFLRTDETAVPEFDLTYYENRLYPREYRFKYPKAGEQNSTVSLYVYDTRNGVTRAVGMGETFSETYIPRFGWTTKDDVLWYMLMDRLQRTKVLFTAWMAYPPPPQIGVITKEIYRETSPTYVEVTDDLHFLEDGSGFILTSEKDGWNHIQWCSMDGKVQRALTQGEWDVLAVQGVDAARKRVLFTASKRSPREQEVYAVGLGGKGLVQLSPPGGYNDAEWSEGFRYFINTRSTANEPPVITLLDADGKLVKTLKDNAALRERMAPFALQPREFFQFTTPGGVTLNGWMIKPPGFDAAKKYPVFMTQYSGPNSNEVLDQWEGRGGLWHQLLAQQGYVVACVDPRGTGRRGKAFRHITYGQLGKYETEDQIAAAQWLAQQPYVDGTRIGIQGWSYGGYMSSLCITKGADVFKAAIAVAPVTNWRYYDTIYTERYMGLPQTNASGYDDNSPINHVEKLKGKYLLIHGMGDDNVHFQNAAEMTLALIKANKPFDQFAYPDRNHGIYGGNTRLFLYEQMTNWLLENL